The genomic region GCGGATTTTATTCGGTTTAGAGGAGAAACGATAAAATTAAAGTTGCGTATCCCTTTAGAGGGTCAAAAAAATTTTGTAGGGATTTTACGAGAAGTGGATAATGGCATAATAAAACTTGAAATCGAAGGAAAGTTATTAAACCTTGAATTAAGTAACGTTGGAAAAGCTCGTTTGGTTCCAAGATTGTAGGATAAGGATTTAACTGGAGGATTATGAGCCGCGAAATTTTACTGTTAGTTGATGCATTAGCGCGTGAAAAATCAGTTGAAAAAGAAATTGTTTTCACAGCATTGGAGCTTGCATTATCATCCGCCACCAAGAAACGGTTTCAAGAGGATATTGAGACGCGCATTTCTATTGATAGAGAAACAGGAGATCATCAATCTTTCCGTCGTTGGTTGGTTGTAAACGACGATTCCGTGGAAGATTCAGCACGCCAAGTTGCTTTAAGTGATGCAATAAAAATTGATGCTAATATCCAAGCGGGCGATCATCTTGAAAAACCGCTCGAACCTATAGAATTCGGGCGTATCGGAGCACAAGCAGCGAAGCAAGTAATTTTCCAGAAAATACGTGAAGCAGAACGTGAACAAACTTTGAATGATTTTCTTGAGCGAGAAGATTATTTAATTAACGGCACGATTAAGCGCATGGAGCGCGGCAATGCCATTATTGAATCTGGGAAAATCGAAGCGGAATTGCAACGCGACCAGATGATACCCAAAGAAAACTTGCGCGTCGGTGATCGTGTGCGTGCCTATTTATACAAAGTTGATCGGGCAGCCAGGGGACCACAACTGAAACTTTCACGCATCTCCCCTGAATTTCTAATGAAACTATTTGAATTAGAAGTCCCTGAGATTGAAGAAGGTTTGTTGGAAATTAAAGCAGCTGCTCGTGATCCAGGGTCACGCGCCAAGATCGCCGTTAAATCGAACGATCAACGCATTGACCCGATTGGAACCTGTGTAGGTATGCGCGGATCCCGTGTGCAAGCAGTGATCAGCGAATTGGCGGGCGAGCGGGTTGATATCGTTTTGTGGTCCGACGACCCTGCCACTTTTATTATTAATGCACTGGCACCTGCAGAAATCAGCAGCATCATGGTTGACGAAGAAAAACACAGCATGGATATTGTAGTCGATGATGATAATCTCGCACAGGCCATTGGCCGAGGCGGGCAAAATGTACGTTTAGCTTCCGAGTTGACAGGCTGGGAACTTAATATCATGACCATCGAAGAATCTAAAACCAAGCATGAACAGGAAACATCACAAATCTGTCAACTTTTCATGCAAAAATTGGATGTTGATGAAGAAATTGCAGAAATACTGATGCAGGAAGGCTTTGTTTCGCTTGAAGAAGTGGCCTATATCCCATTAAATGAAATGCTGGAAATCGAATCATTGGACGAAGAAACAGTCAATGAGATAAGAAATCGGGCACGCAATGTATTATTGACAGATGCTATTGCTAATGAAGAAAAAGTCGAGCATGTTGCTGAAGATTTGCTTTCAATCGAAGGAATGGATATCAATATTATTCGAGAATTAGCAGCAAAGGGTATCATTACCCAGTCTGATTTGGCTGATTTAGCTGCTGATGACTTGGTTGAGATGACCGGTATTGATATTGAACTTGCAAATCAACTGATTATTAAAGCGCGTGCACCCTGGTTTACTTAATTTTAATAACTGGCTGATAATAAATTAGCCGATTTTGTTTATTTTATAGTGAAACCTATCTGTAGTTTTGATTGTTGAAAGGTTATAAATGGCTCAAATGAGTGTGGAACAATTTGCGAATGAACTGGGTTTGCTGCCGGCAGTACTGCTGGAGCAGCTTAAAGCTGCCGGCGTAAAAAAGATGCTGGCGGAAGACAGTTTAACTGAGCAAGATAAAGCTCTATTACTTGATTATCTGAGGAAAACCCACGGCACGACTGAAACCAAAAGCAAAGTTACTCTAACACGCCGACAAACCTCTGAGATTCGGAAATCTGACAGCACCGGTCGCGCACGGACCATTCAAGTAGAGGTCAGAAAAAGACGCGTCCTGACAAAACCAATGATGACTGGAGATGCTGATGCTATACCAGCTACAGTGAGTAAATCGGCGGAAGTTACAAAACAAGCTGCGATAGGATCAATCATTGATGAAGACCAATTGGCTTTGCGTAATGAAGAAGCAAGAAAACAAGCTGAGCTGATTGCA from Nitrosomonas ureae harbors:
- the nusA gene encoding transcription termination factor NusA yields the protein MSREILLLVDALAREKSVEKEIVFTALELALSSATKKRFQEDIETRISIDRETGDHQSFRRWLVVNDDSVEDSARQVALSDAIKIDANIQAGDHLEKPLEPIEFGRIGAQAAKQVIFQKIREAEREQTLNDFLEREDYLINGTIKRMERGNAIIESGKIEAELQRDQMIPKENLRVGDRVRAYLYKVDRAARGPQLKLSRISPEFLMKLFELEVPEIEEGLLEIKAAARDPGSRAKIAVKSNDQRIDPIGTCVGMRGSRVQAVISELAGERVDIVLWSDDPATFIINALAPAEISSIMVDEEKHSMDIVVDDDNLAQAIGRGGQNVRLASELTGWELNIMTIEESKTKHEQETSQICQLFMQKLDVDEEIAEILMQEGFVSLEEVAYIPLNEMLEIESLDEETVNEIRNRARNVLLTDAIANEEKVEHVAEDLLSIEGMDINIIRELAAKGIITQSDLADLAADDLVEMTGIDIELANQLIIKARAPWFT